The Alnus glutinosa chromosome 3, dhAlnGlut1.1, whole genome shotgun sequence nucleotide sequence GAGAGGAATCAGAGGATTTGCTTGGAATCCCGGTTGCATAGTTACATGGGGGTCGTGGGTGCAGAGCTCTCCAAGCGAATGGTGTATTCACTTTGATTACTCGATTCTTTCCGAAGGCCACTCCCTCGAATTTCCTCCCAAACTAAGTTGTGCCTGCTGATCAAGTGGGAAGCTATTGTGGATGTTTTCATTGTTACTTGGATTGGAGATTCTTTTTATTTGATCCATCACCCATGTCCAGTAATGAAGTGCAGATTCCTAATCCAGGTTCATGCAGTTTGTATCCATGTCTGTTTGTATGTATGTAATCTGTTTGTCAATAAAATGAACTGGGATTTTAACTTAGGGTGATTTCGAAGGCTAAAAGTGCATTTTAGAACAAAATtgcgaaaaagaaaaaacaaaggacGCAATCAACACTACAATATATCGTTTGCTGGCCCTTCTTCCCTTTGCTCCAGCCTCCAGTCAGTCACAAATGGCTGTGTGATGGTGAGACAGCCAGGCATATGGGTTTCCAAGTTGTATTGTATTGTCATGTTGTGGACTGTTCATTTAAATTAAGGGTATGCTTGGCAAGTGAGAGAAGAGAATAGTGGGGACTGTTCATTTAAATTAAGGGTATGCTTGGCAAGTGAGAGAAGAGAATAGTGGGaaaaaaattttgagtttgTAAAATGTGATAGATGTGagataaagtaaaaagaatttatatagaaaattgaaaaaggtttgtattatagtgaatttttttttttaatagtaataaaaaattattgatgtgatatgaaaaatgaaaaaagttagaatgtttttatcCGGTTTCAAAGACTTCTATCCGGTCTCAAGCTAAGAGATGTTGCAAGGACTTTTATTCGGTATCaagtgggggatgggagtagTATTTTTCTCTGCTATGTCCATTGGCACCCTGCAGGTTATTTGTTGGAGATATATGGTTATCGTGCGATTTATGATTCTGGGCTATCTAAGGTTGCAAGACTCTCCTCTATTATCAAGAGTAAGGACTGATTTTGGCAGGGGGCTAGATCAAATGATTTGGTTGACATCCAAAGCTGGCTACCTGAAATTACTTTTGGAGATTCTGATATGCCCCTTTGGAAGTCTAGTAAGTGTACTTACTCATGTGCTGACACTTGGGATAAACTTAGGGAAAAGCTTCCGGAAGTTGCTTGGTGAAGGTTGGTTTGGTTCTCTATGGCTATTCCTAAACATTATTTCATTTGCTGGCTTGTGTTTAGAGATATTCTCACTACAAAATAGAAGCTGtcttattagggttttagtGGTAATTTGAACTGTCTTTTCTGCTATGGTTGCATCAAGTGCagagagcatttttttttttagctgcGGATTTAGTCGCAAGACTTGGAGGGCTGTTATGAAGGCATGAGGTTTTGCTCATCCTCCATGCTGTTGGGATGATGTTGTGGATTTGAGTATTTCTCATTTCCATGGCAAGAGTCTGCAAGCCTGCTAGCTTTGATGCAGTAGGTGTCTGTTGTTTTGGGTTTGCTTGTTGCTTCCCTGTGTGTCATGTTCTTTGGACATGGTCCAGATTTATTTTCTGGAGTGTTGTTTGTTGGTGTTCTTGTTCTATAAAGttttgattcatctaaaaaatttaaaaataaaaaataaaaaaatgttttgatattgattatttttgaaaaatgtgaaaataaagttgaaaattatgtattgcttgccaaacaaggcctagAGCTTAAATTAGAGCTATTGTACCCTGTTTAATACCTTAAGTATCTACTTGGAAGTTGACATTTTGATTCGTCAAACAATAATTGTCCTCACTGTGCGAGATTATAGAATTAAAATAGAGGAAATGAGACTCATAAGAGTAATACAAATATACGACGGCACGGAATGAATCAACCCAACCGTTAAGGAAAAAAAGTTGAGCAAGTCAAGAAacgtttatttatatatatgcctAGTATATGCTTTCTTTGTTGGCGTGAACCAGGAACAGATGACATGGCCAAGTGCTAAGCTACCAATTATTGTTGAGTCAACCCCCTTCTAGttacaaatttatatataattaagaatatttatacataaatatgtagtataatatttatgtatttataatTAGATATTTAAATAAgctaaaaaaaaagttcttctatatatgtatattttctgcctAAAAATTAAGATTGACCCCAATCAAAATTTGACTTgactctttattaatattttggcccctcctttaaaacaaaaataaataaataaataaataaaaaatcagacaTGGCCAACAGTCCCTTCAGCTCCATTGCCATACCAATTACCAAACTACTAGGAATGTTCTTGGTTCTTTGGGTTCTTTGATCACAAGAATTTTGAATATAGCCTAGTAAAGGATGCTTCTACATCGAGAGCTGACATTAACCATTGTTAAAGCTTTTTCGTTTTCTcaattgttttctattttcaaaacaaaaacattaacaaacaactcaaagctgtattcaactttatatcacatcagaacatttttttcaaatcaaaaacgaaaaacaccataaaaaaacacattaaaagACAGCCTAAGAGGCTGCATTTCTGGTGTGAGTTGCATGTGTAACTCAAGATTGAGAGTTTACCAGCAACCGACTCTCCAAAAAGTAATGGGCGATTCAATGGGAGCTTGAACAACAACTAAATAGGAATCAACAATCAAATATTTTCGTTAATGTTACTGACAGCAAGTTGGGCAAGCTGCCAATATGAGGAATTGCAAGTTCGAAATTCACATGAGCTGAATAAGAACATTGGGGTTAAAGAATGTACAATTGAAAATGAAAGGTAAAGGGTAATCAAGCATCATCTGCATCACTTCCACCAATATGTGCTCCGTGGCTGACCCAGTAATTGCTTCCATCAGGACCTGACACCTTGAACCTGCTCAAATAACGAACTCTACAACCATTAtttacaaaaactaaaaaacctaaaatattAATATCACAAAACTTCAAACTGGAATTGGAATTAGAATTTTCTTTCTCCAAAGATCTACTGACCGCTCAAGTACAGATTTTCCTTCTTTGTACTTCTGGGTCTTTTCATGGGCAGTCTCCTGGggaaaaaaatcaacataactaaCAGCTACTATAGAAACATATATACACTGAAAGTTTAAATTGATGCCTCTAAATCTTACATATTTCCACCCTACTATTGATCCACACCCAACGCAAAAGATGTCAGAAACAGTGTGCAAGCCAGTCATCATTATTCTCTCCTCTTTTTCACCAACAGACACGTTCACCCTGTTGAAGCAAATCTTATGacttattttttcaaacaagcATGTGATGGGATGCCCATAAAATTCACCCTTGACCATGCTAATAGTACACCAGTAAATACTCCATCATGTAATCATGTTTACTCAGATGGacaaaaaatgacacatgacacAAAAAGACTGATGCAATAAAATGCATATCTTCAGATATATTTCCAGCCTGAGTAAGAGATATACAAGTTGCATCTTGTTGTTGTCTGAGAGCATAAAACAGTAACTAGTTTCACTAACACAGCAATTTTCTTGGTTGGTGTTAGTACAGGATGGTGGTCCAATCTAAAAGTTAGTTATATGCAGATTATCTGGTGTTATTTTATAATGATGAGGTGCCCAAAATCAAGGAAACTTACACCTTACTGAAGAGATAAGCTTTCCCATGCCTGCTGTGGAAAGactgaataaaacaaaaagggcAAAACATGTAGTCAGAACATTTGTTTCTTATAGAACTCCCAATCAACATTTGTTGGACGCTggaaattaaaatgaaaagtgtaagggaaaaggagaaaaagaaagaaagagcatTCTGTATGCtgaattatcattaaaattcaTCTTGAATAGCATCATTATTATCCAATGTCTCATCTAAGTATTATAGGTAGCCTAGACTACTATTATCTGTGCTTTCACTTTACTAGTGCTATCTCCTGCTCTATTCTATTACTTGTGGAAGTATGGACACATGCATAATAAAACACGGACTTGTGTATCCATCCATAGGCACAAGTATGTGTGCTAACTGCTCCTGAGGGATTTCATACCCGTCTTTTATACTCCTCTGCTTGCAGGCTGCACATAGAACTATAAACTGATTCACAACTTGACCACGCACAACACATAAGAATGCAATAACTTCTCATTAACAAATCATACATTCCCGTGTTTTCATACTGCTGGAGGACAAGAATATTACAGCCATCATTTTACCTCATTAAGATACTAAAGAGGAAGATGTGACATCCACTTATTAAgcattaaaatgtatttttagtattacttatcaaaaaaaaaaaaagtatttttagtattaaaaaaaaattaactaaaatacATAATCTgtcatgaaaaaagaaaaaagaaaagagagggagATCCTCCAAGCTACCAGATCGCAAATTATTAAATCACAAATTACTCAAGAAGCATTATCAAGCACAATAGTATACTAGTATTAAAACGAAATCTGCTATCAAAAGACATAATGCCTAAGTCAAAATCCCCATTTCTGAGGccaggaacaaaaaaaaaaaaaaaaaaacacccaatgCCCAATAGACTCTGATTACGTATCACCCCAAATGAACACAGGTACCATTTGATACCTACCCATGATTACCACGCACCCAAACAGCCCTTCTTGTCATTGTATAGATCTTACCTAACTTCTCCATCGGacaaaaagataattacccgaTTATAGGGAAATTATTAATACAATTGATTATTTCAAAAACACACCTCTAAGTAAAtaaaagcacataattcatcaaaaaagcatacaaaaaatatgcaaaagtGGCATAACTCAAACAATTAACAACACCCAGATGGAAAGTTCCAAGGAATATCACAAACTTAAGAGAAGTCTAACTGATTCAAAGGAGGTAAGAGATCAAAACAACCTTGGAAACGATGTCCTCACAAAGTGCAAGATGGGTCCGGCAATGCTTGCAGCTATAGATCTTCCCCTCAAGATTCACCACAAACAACCTCCCCATGCCTTCCCTCTAAGATTTTTACCGAAATCTATGAAAAATTTGAAGAGCATATGACAATTCAGAGGAAGGGTCGTTGAGAAATCGACGAAAGACATTAGCTTTGAATAAAAGGTatgccaaaaattaaagaagatggAAGCTTTTGTGCGTGAAGAAACGGGAAACAACGTGAAGGAAAGAACTAGATGCTGGAAAAAGGATTTGCTGAATATTACCTCCGGTCTGGTATTGGTCTGAAGTTGCAAGAAATGTGGACCGAAAACCCTTCACATTTCATCGGTTATATATGACTTTTTCTGTAAAAGTGGAACCTGACAATACGTGTATACTACGGTTTTTCAGTTTACTTTTTCACtttctgtatttttattttacataaatatttcttttaacaattaaaaaagtTGGCGAGACATTCCATTAATATTGGGACaagataattattaaataaaaatataatttatagtattatttttttaaaaataatcatattcaatgattttgtttgataatttttttaaaataaataaatatataaacaaacaacttaaaatataatttatacaaaattattttcacatttatatcaaattaaaacaacTAAAAGAAATATCTTAATCAACTAGTTTGGTCATATTCACGTACGTTGGTATGTATTATGTACCGTGTACGTGTcaattacttcttctttttttcctttctttaagAACTTATAAAATGATCTCAAATTATGGATTATGGATATAAATAATTTTGGAGatccttaatattattttattgcaATGATGTATAAGTTAAATGACCCTTCAAGgtacaattgtttttttttctttttcctttttttttaaaaaaaaaaaaaaaaagaagaagaaagagaaaatcttCGATATAAATTCTGTAGAAAGAAGAAGACTGACAACTCATAACACGGTTTCAAATAGGGATTTGTCATAAAAAGCTCATTACTTGCTGTGTGATTTGTCATATCTCTCCTTTTCCAATCCGAGatatttgtaataaaagttcattatttcttgagtgtgatttatcaattttttttttctttttgtcagaactttatgaaaattatataattagaaGATAAAGTCGAAAGGAGAAAAAATGActtataaataaacaataaatatagCCCTCTGGATAAGCAATGGAcaaaaattttctcaaattttataaatttgtcaaGTGTCCTTCCACGCgagaaatgcattttttttttaatatttttattaaaaaatagacaaaaaaattattctaaccCAGTCTTTAAAACTACCATATATTCTTTAAAACGTGAGAAAcacatggtttttttttaataacattaataagaaATCACGTGATTCTTACATGCTCAAGGGACACATGACAATTTTAGAAACTGAGTTAGAGAAAATTCCTCCAACCtaactttgagaaaaaaaaaaaaaaaatccaaaaaaaaaatgtttttcacaTGAATAAAGAcacatcaattttataaaatgggTCTCTAATTCAGTTTGGAAAAATTTCATCTAACCTAATTTAAaggaatttcttttttaaaaaaaaaaaaattgcttctcACATAAAAAACAACacataacaattttataaaattggttagaaaaaatttatcaaactCAGTTAAGAAGAATTTCCAATTTCCTCCTACCCATTGCCCAAAAGGAATTTGGCCTCTGATATAATGAATGGTGAAATTTAAGAGTGTTCAGGACTTAAAAGTATTGAATTCTCCAGTTCTTGActtaaaacgaaaaaataaaaaataaaaaaattctaagccCAATAGAAAAGTAGTTGGGACTTGGCAAAAAAACAATTGAGCAGAGTTGCTGCATCTACATGTTACCCAACTTGCTCCACCCACCAATTATTTTAAGTGTCAAATGGTCACATAAATAATTGTTGAAAAATGTTTGAGATATTAtggtttttattataatttttggataaatttatATGACTATTTACATAAGTACTATTTCACGTCAGTTTATAAGAGATTTACAACAGTAAAAGATAAAGCGCCGTTAAAATTATTCATAATCGTTTTGAAGTGTACGTAATTCTCTCTATACTAAAAGTTAAAACCGAATTACTTCTCCAGATTTACCaaaaggaaaaatcatatttttcacttttgttaatatcagttcattttctttattatttttatgcattAAGAGCTAATTAGCAGTACACATCCGAAAAataagataataataaataaataaataaataaaact carries:
- the LOC133865020 gene encoding protein yippee-like, with protein sequence MGRLFVVNLEGKIYSCKHCRTHLALCEDIVSKSFHSRHGKAYLFSKVVNVSVGEKEERIMMTGLHTVSDIFCVGCGSIVGWKYETAHEKTQKYKEGKSVLERFKVSGPDGSNYWVSHGAHIGGSDADDA